Genomic segment of Plasmodium vinckei vinckei genome assembly, chromosome: PVVCY_10:
CCGTCACCTACATTTTTTGAACTATTATGTTCAttgattttaaattttttgggTTGAGTAACAGAAATTTCTTCTGAAAAGAAGggttttttaattaattttttgggGAATTCTTCAGGATTTATAGCTGGTTCATCCTTGTGTATTCCTAATAATACCCATATATATCCAGTACCAGCATTTCCTTCGAAGTCAATACAGAATGTTTCACCAACAGATAATGATTTGTTAATAGTTTCTTGATTTGTATAATTTGAAAGGTTTCCTAGTTTCATTGAATTATcacatttttcatttccaGTCAATTCATATTTACTGTCAATTTTATCACTTTCATTCATTGTGTTGTTTTCTTCTAAATTGCTactaatatttatatctttatttttattttctgaaTCTGATTCCAATTCTGTTTCAGCCTTTTCTGATTCTTCGATAAATGAGGAATTAGAATTAAGATCGTCAGATGGTTTGTATGAAGTAGTTGGGTATTCGGGATTATCTTCGATATCTTCGTTTTTATCAGAAAATTGATTTGGTGTAAAATTTAAGCTAAAATCGTTGATATCGTCACTATTACTATCTCCAGGTATTATGGCATTACCATTATTTggtttgattttttttctaattaataatattgattCTTCTTTACCACTTTCGTTATCATCTGAATTTTCCTTATTAAACGGTATGATTGTGAAATTCGAAGGAGATTTctctttaaatattttctttgcGATTTTTATCCAACTGGTCTCGTTTACAATATCAAAGGAATATAGGCTGTTATCTGAGCataaattgaaaaatatatataaatattttatatagtaACATAACGATTGATATACATAAATGCATAAAATATGGACACTATTATTAATAGAACTATATATGCACCCGGATTTTAACACTTGCTACCGCAATGAAACTAATTTAgcttttgtatataaatatgaatagttaaaatataagagctattttattcataatatatagttaATAAAGCTATCAATTTTAtcgtatatataaatatattaagcaATCAGTCTATAACTTAATGAATTATATGATCTCATGCACATGGGCAATCTGCATATTATGTATGTCCATCGTTGCATTAttcattgtttttttgtttatttttgtcatataatataagcataatttttaatcaaCAAAAAAGATAGTTTCATTTACATGTagaatattatgtatatatatttttccttattatattttatgcattgtttgttatatttaaaaaaattattttgttttaattatattaccTTCACAGTGTGATAAAAGGATTAGGGTGGAGCATATATTAAGCACGAAAAAAGTTATACTTTTCATATTGAAAAACTgttatctatatttatatatttttccttttttttaagcaaGCTGTTAAATGAGCtaattgtaaaataaataaaaaaaagtatatatatatatattatatataaggaaaaaatattaaatatataaaagttaatttcacatataaaaattataaataaaactgcataaaattttaaatattatatatatattattatgtaatgttattatatgtatataatatttttccttAAACGTgcctttaattttttttcaatttatttaaaattcttgctattaatatataaccttcgaataaatgaaatagcattcaaatataaatgtaaatttatttttgatatataatgcatatactgtgtattattatatatatttttttacataacactattaattatatatttaaaaaaaattatatatataataaattttagtAAAAGCTAAAAAAAAGGTCTGTTACCCAGTtaaacattatatattattcaaatataaTGCCAAAGcctttttatatgattaatatacatatatatatgcatgcatATGTTGGTTTTgacttatttttattcgtacaaaatttaatattacttATTACaagatatataaaaaaaaatgtttgaacttatttgtttatatattaaccAATGCTTGGGGCattataacaatttttaaataaacactaaatatgaataaagcAAATGTGTTTCTAGTTTATGTTGTGCATTATGGTGTTAGCAGACATTAATATTCAATACATCATAGCctatcatatattatatgcttTTCGTTGgcaaacaaatttaaacCACCTTTTTTACCACTTAAATGGCCATTGTGTAAAACTAAGTGAGGCCATTTTTGTAAgggtttttaattttttataatgaatatgaaaGGAAAAGCTATTATGggtgtatatttttatatgtttaatgattttatgaatatgtCATATAAtgtgataaaataaaattaaaatataaaaattttaaagatGGTAGTTttccataaaaaaaattaaagatataagttaaaaaaaaagcaaactatatatataatacatattatatagtgTAAAGACGCTTAGGGTGTATACAATTACGATAAACGAAAAGGcatcattaaaaaataatggccgtaaatgcaaaaaattgtaaagtgaaaaaaatagaaggaaaactttttttgtatagGTGCAAAGCAAATCAATTAATATAGTAGCTTTGCCCATAGACAAGTTTTCTCAAATTAATGCTACTCAACATATTgaaaacataatttttatatctataaTCTGCATCATTGTCTGTTTCAATTAAAGCTGAAAATTGTCCTCTTTTATCATTtggtaatatattttgatcgTCTCCAATTTCTTGCTGATCTTGTTCATTAAATTGTGTATTATTAGATATATGATCTTTTTGTGCAAATTCATTCTTGGTACTATATTGATTATTATGactatcatatatattttgatcatttttattatcataacTATTGAACGGTGTTGAATCGAAATTTGTTTCATTGTCTCCtcgtaaaaaaattgatgggacatgaattattttcaaaaaataaaaaagagacATAATTCCtatcataaaattataaaataattcttGAAATGTTTTACTATAACAATATGAGgataatgtatttttattattatttttatttatcccGGAACGAGTATTACTACTTATAGtactaatatttttttctccatTCTCATGTCTATCTATATATAGCTTTACATTAATGTATTcaataaacatattaaaaatgttcatatatttcatattcattccttgaattattttaaatataatcacAAGGTCTTCAATTTCACAAATTTTTCCAATATGctcaaaagaaaaatattttatttcatcatttatattgtcTAGTTTATGATTTTCCTGATTTTCTTTAGAAATCAGTTTATCGTCTTGGACTTCCAAAttatttcttcttcttcgGACTTTCTCTAATATAGGGAATTGCTTGCTCATTTCTTCATTGAAGTTTctcaaattttttactgACTCAACTGGTTTATAATTCAaagaaaaatcaaaattaaCTGAGTTTATATCCTTTAATTCtagtttattataataaaggacatttaataatttcatttGCAAATTAGGTTTAAATAGATCATAAAATTCCATTGGATGCTCATGTGTTATACATAGATTTACCAGTGGAAGTAAATATACACATGGTATTAAAAGaaagtataaatattcacAGAAAAACACCAAAATGAATTCAATACATGTTGTATCTATATCTtcattattcatattactCAAATAGCTTTCTATTACTATactcattttttcattattatccaTAATATCATCAAAATTATTGCCATTATTTTtggatatattattatttggatcttttttttcataatccatatttatattaattggAGTTAAATCTGTATatggtatttttttattcgtACCGCCAACACTAGTTTGATGCCAACTTATATGgttattcattatttcttcgaatatttcttttttgggGGTTCTATTCAATTCACTCTGATTGTTATAATCAGTTCCATTGGGGGGAAACATATTGTTGCTGTTTTCATAACCTGAAAAACGCTTGTtgtattcattttttttttttacaacaaTTGatgcatttaaaaaaataattaagaaatttattttgttcaaaaaaaattccatGCTTAAAGAGGATGAtgaatttgttttattttctttatagcTGTCTATATATTCCTCCAACTTAAAAACATAAGAAGCATCTTTTAAAAAGGCGTTAATATCAtttagaattttttttagtatattttttttagttacataaagatttataaataaatcacAAATTGTGTTTAagatttgttttatttctttgtCTATTTCATCACTTGCGGCTTTTAAATCTTCcaaattttgtataatatatcttttttcatattttttaaataactcttttatacattttactCTTTTTCTTAATGATGCATATATTGGAACattctttaaaataatattaattatagataaacatatattatatttgttttttttataaacaagATCAATCATTCTTATACAGATCGATTTAACTAGAcatttatgtaaatataatagttccatttttttcatatctTCATTAgtggaaatatttttcccCTCATCATTACTCttcttaatatttttatttgttttatttttactggTTCTATCATTAGCAACAGTATTACATGCCTTTGCTTTTGAAACAAGATTctcttcatatttatatatttttaaatattcattgTTTTCCCATTCTTTTTGTAGCATTTGAAATCCATCGATATTATGCTCTGATTTCATGTGactaaataaattatttataacatactgttttatataatcacAACTGTTCATAAAATCGTTATTTTGTATTCTATTGATTGGTGATAAATTTTCAGATAAATTATGCATACcataattttgataatagTAACTTGGAAAATtcccattattttttaatttgtgtTTAATAAGATCTctgtttaataaaaatgagtaTGCTATTTCTTTTcctttatttaattcattttcattgtgtaaaaaaaatatttcgtTATTATCTAAATTGCTTGTTTCATTCATAATACCACTGTTATTGTgtctatttattttattaatttctttaccttcaaatttttgagcaataacatttttcatattttttgcttcgttactttctttttcatgatatataaaactaAAATTTTCTATACACATATGAAAAGATTCATGTTTAACCTTtgcttttttattcatttgaCCATTTACCAAATTAGTATCATCTTCATATTCtaattttccatttcttTCTATTcgtttattattacactttttaatattattatgttcatctgatgaatttttttcattctgTTCATTTTCTAAGTTATTCTGAATgttcatattatatttcccCACTGCGTTATTTTCTTTGGTTGCATTGTTTTTTCCATGAAACTGTTTTGATATGGGaactaatttattattcagCATGATCACTGTTGCTTGCTCcgtgattttttttttctcttccATATCAATAATATAGAGCATGTTTGATTTCCCCACATTTTTAAAGTAGTTAAtatgaattttataaaaattacttGCATGTAATAAAAgcgcatattttttatgtatattagcTACATCAATACAACTTAAAGATTTAATCAGTTCACTTTTATAAGTAGAAAATGTCTTTTTGCTGTATTCCAACcgtttttcatttttggTGTTACATCGCTCGCTATTCCTTTTAGTGGCACActcttcattattttcttcatcaatatctttttcattaaaatattccaatggtatgtttaaaaaagataagagttttttatcaaaaaaatctcgtatatacatataaataatatattttaattttaaaaaactaATACTAtgattacaaaaaaatatataatcaatTAATGTGTTATactcttttaatttaaaaagtatattattaaaaattggattgaacattatattttccattaaactataataatttatatacatattgtaaatattaacaTGCAAATGttttgttataatattatctaAATTACTTAAACCTGATAAGATACAACAATTTGTTATAATAAcacttatatttatattattaagttCTTTTAAATGAGttaaatacaataaaaatgcgCTAAATATAGatgattttaattttaaataattcttaataaatataactaaaacaccatttttttgatgTCTTTTAATTACTTTATGAAATAATTCATCAACATTACTTTTGTCTATTTGTATGCGcttattattaatactactatttattctttttacaATCcgaataattatattttccacTGTATCATTATgatatacatttattatgcatgccataacatttttttttttagttaaaattgtataaacTGGTGCTAGCAGTTTATCATTGGTACTACAAGGATAGCTACTTTCATTGTTACTATCGTCACTCATGTTATCTTCTTTATCAAGTTTTGTATGGTCATTCCCCATATTTATTGTATCATCTTTTTCTTTGTCTTCTTCAGGGCTgttgatttttttcaaatgcTCTACTAATATTCTATATTGCATTAAATTTACAAATGGGCACGTTTgtgtttttataattaataaagatACCTTGTCATTTTTTAGACATAAATGTTtgttcaaaaaaattatttccttatctattatattatttacataattatatatataacagttcaaatatttattcatattattccATGTTTCATTAAGTGCTTTACTTCTTAACAAAATAGAACAAACTTCAtcatcatttattatatttgtatcttcgatcttttttttttttcgttctCTTCTTAATCTAtttaattgtttattttcatttatacattccaaatcattttttgattttattattgGTAAAGCCACCGATTTCAAGCAAACATTAAAATTAGGGACAACCAAATTACTAGGCTTATTTATGTTCTTATTCTTTATGCTATTATTACTGCCTTTATATTTGCTTAACCAGCAACTCGAGGTTACTTGAATGCTATCTTCATATTCTTCAGTTATCATTTTAGATATCACATGAAACtagtttaattttttttatgtttgtAATTACACATTGGGTGTGCATACCCTCAAAAAAAGGGAAGACGCTTAAAACATAGATAACACAATAATAAGAACAATAAAAGGCTAAAAGGCTAATAATAGTaagaatattaaaaaatgcaagGCGAACAATCATAACATATAAATCTGggtgtaaaaaaaattaaaatatgcttaagaataataatgaaaaaaattgtgcATATGCACCCTCTCAAACCCAAAATAATAGCTAGTcgtaaacaaaaaaaaatatataatatacaaccaaattaaatttaagaatataaatattttacatattgaatataattttttaaatacataatatgGTCATATgcttaatattatattatgcatatttttatctatataatattggatataaatatattgaatgCGACGATTTTAAAATTCGGCAAATTATTGTGTATATGATGAGCACACATAATACACATTATAAGtaacttttatttatgtcatattaattttaagaacaaaaaaaaaaataataataaatgataaaacaaaatattacctaatgaaaaataataagttaAAGTGTAATAAAAGCAATACAACATAATTAAGAAAACAAAACAGTATTGcacataattaaaaaattatgctaaaaaattaatttaaattaatgtAATCCCAaacttttaaaatgttacaacaaataaaattatttaaatccaaatatgtaatatatat
This window contains:
- a CDS encoding inhibitor of cysteine proteases, putative; the encoded protein is MKSITFFVLNICSTLILLSHCEDNSLYSFDIVNETSWIKIAKKIFKEKSPSNFTIIPFNKENSDDNESGKEESILLIRKKIKPNNGNAIIPGDSNSDDINDFSLNFTPNQFSDKNEDIEDNPEYPTTSYKPSDDLNSNSSFIEESEKAETELESDSENKNKDINISSNLEENNTMNESDKIDSKYELTGNEKCDNSMKLGNLSNYTNQETINKSLSVGETFCIDFEGNAGTGYIWVLLGIHKDEPAINPEEFPKKLIKKPFFSEEISVTQPKKFKINEHNSSKNVGDGNNASEQNENDSKEPKKPKMHILGGPEPVRSVIKAHKPGKYYIVYSYYRPFSPESGANTKILNVTVQ